One window of Misgurnus anguillicaudatus chromosome 13, ASM2758022v2, whole genome shotgun sequence genomic DNA carries:
- the LOC129430496 gene encoding protein lifeguard 2, protein MTQGKILATNKSNNGPDVQPMPPPPPAYEEAVAGESPCYSGVYSGDAEMLTEFSWDDQNIRRIFVRKVYTILMLQLSVTIAFVALFVFCEPVKTYIQSNPGWYWASYAVFFVTYLTLSCCRGPRRQFPWNMILLVIFTLSLSYMTGMLSSFYNTKSVIICLGITALVCLTITIFSFHTKFDITSCRGVLVVFCTTLFICGIIMVFILPFGYVPWLQTVYAALAAILFCMFLAFDTQMLMGSKRYTISPEEYIFATLSLYLDIVYIFSFFLQLFGTGERN, encoded by the exons ATGACACAGGGAAAG ATTTTAGCAACAAATAAGTCGAACAATGGCCCAGATGTTCAGCCCATGCCCCCACCTCCTCCAGCGTATGAAGAGGCTGTTGCTG GTGAAAGCCCTTGTTACAGTGGAGTGTATTCCGGTGATGCTGAAATGCTTACAGAATTCAGCTGGGACGACCAAAACATCAGGAGGATTTTTGTCCGCAAG GTGTACACCATCCTGATGCTCCAGCTCTCTGTTACAATTGCCTTTGTGGCTCTTTTTGTTTTctg TGAACCAGTGAAAACTTACATTCAGTCCAACCCTGGCTGGTACTGGGCATCATA tGCAGTGTTTTTTGTCACATATCTAACCCTGTCCTGCTGTCGTGGCCCTCG GAGGCAGTTTCCATGGAACATGATTTTGCTCGTAATCTTT ACTTTGTCTCTTTCTTATATGACAGGGATGTTGTCAAG CTTCTACAACACTAAATCCGTCATCATCTGCCTGGGCATTACTGCCTTGGTGTGTCTCACTATTACTATCTTTAGCTTCCACACCAAG TTTGACATTACATCCTGCCGAGGTGTTTTGGTAGTTTTCTGCACAACCTTGTTTATTTGTGGAATTATCATGGTCTTCATATTGCCCTTTGGATAT gtTCCGTGGTTGCAAACTGTCTATGCTGCTTTGGCAGCTATACTGTTTTGTATG ttCCTAGCATTTGACACACAGATGTTGATGGGAAGCAAGCGGTATACCATAAGTCCGGAGGAGTACATCTTTGCCACCCTCAGCTTATACCTGGACATTGTTTACATCTTCTCCTTCTTTCTTCAATTATTTGGAACTGGAGAACGAAATTGA
- the fitm2 gene encoding acyl-coenzyme A diphosphatase FITM2 — MAAIGSIVDNLADFWRRSNTRAYLACLFPIITVLGSYLKEKELVPESYFSNRRNVLNVYFVKISWGWTLGLLLPFILLSNTYKKPWTFVLKRLMSLPVATFIWYICTETFCYIEEITGSCYESDTMQVIHGNITSKAACRKAGFIWDAFDISGHSFILAYSALVIVEEMMAVSHIPSSDRNVFLNYLYIALNVIVAIWLLMFTCTSVYFHDTLDKLLGTSSGIILWYVTYVVWYPKFSLPGLPPKGSEEKKHP, encoded by the exons ATGGCTGCTATTGGCAGCATAGTGGACAATTTAGCTGATTTTTGGCGACGGTCGAACACGCGTGCTTATTTGGCATGTTTATTCCCTATTATTACAGTTTTAGGATCGTATTTAAAAGAAAAGGAACTTGTGCCGGAGAGCTACTTCAGCAACAGAAGAAACGTTTTAAATGT ATATTTTGTGAAGATTTCTTGGGGATGGACCCTTGGTTTACTGCTGCCATTCATTCTACTCTCCAATACTTACAAGAAACCCTGGACGTTTGTGTTGAAGCGGCTGATGTCACTTCCGGTGGCAACATTCATCTGGTACATCTGCACTGAGACTTTCTGCTACATTGAAGAAATTACAGGTTCATGCTATGAGTCGGATACCATGCAGGTCATCCATGGTAACATAACCTCAAAGGCAGCATGCAGGAAGGCTGGATTCATATGGGATGCCTTTGACATATCCGGACACTCTTTTATCTTGGCTTACTCTGCTCTTGTTATTGTGGAGGAAATGATGGCAGTGTCACACATACCGAGTTCTGacagaaatgtttttcttaactACCTTTATATAGCCCTTAACGTGATTGTGGCTATCTGGTTACTGATGTTTACGTGTACGTCAGTATATTTCCATGACACTCTTGATAAGCTTCTGGGAACATCGTCTGGAATTATTTTGTGGTATGTGACCTATGTTGTTTGGTACCCAAAGTTTAGTTTACCAGGTCTTCCTCCAAAGGGAAGTGAGGAGAAAAAACATCCTTAA
- the r3hdml gene encoding peptidase inhibitor R3HDML isoform X1, with protein MKPLLLAAILWVLSHTTVSSATELLHLNQVSFEDTVTLRNSSDLSLPHSRRKRFISSRDMRALLDYHNRVRSQVFPPASNMEYMVWDERLAKSAESWSSQCIWDHGPPHVLRHTGQNLSVISGRYRSIIDLVKSWYDERHSFSYPNRCTGFVCSHYTQMVWATSNKIGCAINRCSNMYVFGSTWKQATLLVCNYSIKGNWVGEAPYKTGKPCSACPSSYRGSCNKNQCDCRSRSRKGPSGFRDF; from the exons ATGAAACCGCTGCTCCTTGCTGCCATCTTGTGGGTACTCTCACACACGACGGTATCCAGTGCAACAGAGCTGCTTCATCTCAATCAGGTTTCCTTTGAGGATACAGTGACTCTGAGAAACAGTAGTGACCTCAGTTTACCTCATTCCCGGAGGAAACGTTTTATCTCCAGCAGAGACATGAGAGCTTTACTGGATTATCACAACCGCGTGCGTTCACAGGTCTTCCCACCCGCATCCAACATGGAATATATG GTGTGGGATGAAAGACTGGCTAAATCTGCAGAGTCTTGGTCCTCACAGTGCATATGGGATCACGGTCCACCTCATGTTTTGCGGCACACAGGACAGAACTTGTCCGTTATCTCTGGAAG ATACAGGTCAATCATTGACCTTGTAAAATCCTGGTATGATGAAAGACACTCTTTTTCCTATCCAAACAGATGTACTGGCTTTGTCTGTTCACACTACACTCAG ATGGTGTGGGCCACCAGTAATAAGATTGGGTGTGCTATCAACAGGTGTTCAAACATGTATGTGTTTGGGAGCACATGGAAACAGGCCACCTTACTGGTCTGCAACTATTCTATCAA GGGAAACTGGGTCGGAGAGGCTCCATATAAGACAGGAAAACCATGCTCTGCCTGTCCTTCCAGCTATAGAGGATCATGCAATAAAAACCAATGTGATTGCAGATCAAGATCTAGAAAAGGGCCAAGTGGTTTTAGAGACTTCTAA
- the r3hdml gene encoding peptidase inhibitor R3HDML isoform X2, translating into MKPLLLAAILWVLSHTTVSSATELLHLNQVSFEDTVTLRNSSDLSLPHSRRKRFISSRDMRALLDYHNRVRSQVFPPASNMEYMVWDERLAKSAESWSSQCIWDHGPPHVLRHTGQNLSVISGRYRSIIDLVKSWYDERHSFSYPNRCTGFVCSHYTQVFKHVCVWEHMETGHLTGLQLFYQGKLGRRGSI; encoded by the exons ATGAAACCGCTGCTCCTTGCTGCCATCTTGTGGGTACTCTCACACACGACGGTATCCAGTGCAACAGAGCTGCTTCATCTCAATCAGGTTTCCTTTGAGGATACAGTGACTCTGAGAAACAGTAGTGACCTCAGTTTACCTCATTCCCGGAGGAAACGTTTTATCTCCAGCAGAGACATGAGAGCTTTACTGGATTATCACAACCGCGTGCGTTCACAGGTCTTCCCACCCGCATCCAACATGGAATATATG GTGTGGGATGAAAGACTGGCTAAATCTGCAGAGTCTTGGTCCTCACAGTGCATATGGGATCACGGTCCACCTCATGTTTTGCGGCACACAGGACAGAACTTGTCCGTTATCTCTGGAAG ATACAGGTCAATCATTGACCTTGTAAAATCCTGGTATGATGAAAGACACTCTTTTTCCTATCCAAACAGATGTACTGGCTTTGTCTGTTCACACTACACTCAG GTGTTCAAACATGTATGTGTTTGGGAGCACATGGAAACAGGCCACCTTACTGGTCTGCAACTATTCTATCAA GGGAAACTGGGTCGGAGAGGCTCCATATAA